A stretch of DNA from Balaenoptera musculus isolate JJ_BM4_2016_0621 chromosome 21, mBalMus1.pri.v3, whole genome shotgun sequence:
AACACTTGGCTCCTTTAGCCACAGACTTTATTGTTTGAATATTTGCAACTATTATTCTATacacaaattttaatttcttccaaaCTCTACATTCTATATTGTTAGATCACTTCACTCTCCATTTTATGCCACATTTTCATGAAGAGGTATTTCCGCAAATCACAATTTGCCTGAATGTGTGTTAAAGGATTCTTTTAGAGGCTCCCCCTCCCACTCAGAGGGTCAgttttttctgatatgaaatCTAGCTGTAGCTCCACTTTGATTTTTAGGATTGCTGAATCCTCAGTGCAAGAATTTAATGCTGACTGAGAAATAAGTGATCACTGAATACTTCCCTTCCTTCACGACACTGAGGGTGTGTTGTACAGTCTGAGCACACGTGTTCCAGAGAGGTTGCTCTATGAAGAAAGAATTTCTCACGACTTTACATTGCTTCACTTCTCCAGGATGAATTATTTATAAGTATGCTTTGGTGTTGCTCAACATACTTGGGTATTTCTCGAGAGTTTAcatctttgttcttgttttagtgtttattttttggaggagtttctCGTTCACATCAAGCCTGGTGATCAGCTGAATGTTTGTTAACAGTGATTACAGTCTTAGTGGTTCTCCACCTGGAGTTGGCTCATGTTGAACAATAATTATCAAAAAAGAActagcggggcttccctggtggcgcagtggttgagaatctgcctgctaatgcaggggacacgggttcgagccctggtctgggaggatcccacatgccgcggagcaactaggcccgtgagccacaattactgagcctgcgcgtctggagcctgtgctctgcaacaagagaggccgcaatagtgagaggcccgcgcaccgcgatgaagagtggcccccgcttgccacaagtagaggaagccctcgcacagaaaacgaagacccaacatagcaatcaatcaatagatcaataaataaatctaaaaatatttaaaaaaaaaaaaaaaaaaaaagaactaggggCTGGTTATCCTCTGCTCAAGTctctagggcaggggtccccaacaccTGGTCCACGGCCTGTCAGTTAcccggccgcacagcaggaggtgagtggcaggagaGCGAGccaagcttcatctgctgccccccatcactcgcattactgcctgaaccatcccccataccaccccacaccccccctgcccgtggaaaaattgtcttccacgaaaccagtccctggtgccaaaaatgttggggaccactgctctagggTCTTTAGAGTGGGGAGCTGTTGCTGAAAACACCCATATTGTATTTATAGAGTGAGTTCTgctaaattacttaaaattaggCCAATGATTAAAGGCTTTGCCACAGAGACAGGGCACATATGGATCCACATCCACAGGTGATGCCTGTCTGGACTGAGAAGTGTGATGCCTGAACGAGTGTCCATATTGATTACAGACAGAGTTTCTTTAGTGGGTGTGAACCTTGGTGTGGTTAAATGCTAGAGCTATGGCTGGTGTTCCATCCACATTCCTCACATGTATGATGCCATGTCATCTCAGGTCAGAACGTCTACTGAGGGCCCTCCTGACTTTCTCTCCAGTGCTGGGTTCCCTCATGTCGTCTCAGGGAAGAGCCACGACTGAAGCATTTCCCACACCACTGACATTCATAGGGCCTCTCTCCTGTGTGGGTTCTCTCATGGTGTCTCAGGTTTGCATGCTGACTGAAAGCATTCCCACATCGCtgacattcatagggtttctctcctgtgtgggtCCTTTTGTGCCGAGTCAGTTCAGAAATTTGATTGAAGGCCTTCTCACACAGAAGACATACGtgtggtttctctccagtgtgggtTTTCTTGTGCGTGCGAAGTCCAGAACTTTGACTAAAGGTTTTCCCACACAGATGacattcatagggcttctctcTGGGATggattttctcatgttttctaaGGTAAGAGATTTGACTGAAAGTTTTCTTACATAGGCAGCATTTATAtggcttctctcctgtgtgagtttTCTCATGTCGTTTCACGTGGGAACTTTGATTGAAGACTTTCCCACACACATGACatttatatggtttctctccagtgtgaatcaTCTTGTGTTGTCTGAGCCTAAAGCAAGtactaaaggctttcccacatggAGGACATTCATACGATTTAGCTCTAGTGTGAATGTGATCCTGTCCGTCAAGGAATGACCCTTGACTAAGTGATTTTCCACGCTGTTTGCTGACATTACTTTTCCTTCTTAAGGGAATTGGTGAATGTTGAGGTGAAGATCTAGGAGTAAATTCATCACTCAACTCAGTCCATCCAACAGGATCCCCTTGTGTGTGAGAAACCTGCTTTGGGAAGGAGATATGAGGCTGTCACTGGTTCGCCCACGTCTATGCAGACACTCATTCCTCTACATTTACACCCTAGAGCATCAGTCAGTTATAGTCTCCTGTTAAAGTGTTTCCAGTGTCAGTTGCATACACATGTTGTGTTACTCCCTTGCAGGCACAAACAGTTCTCTTTTATAGTTTCCCAACCCAGATATCAGATTAATTTTGAAGACTTCAGTCTGCTGTAAAGACTATGAGATGAGCAATGTTTGTGcaactgcctttttttcttaGGTCTCATGTTGTCATTTTGAGCTCATATTAATTTCTTAACTGATTTCAGCCTATCCAAAAATATTCCCAGAAAGAGGTCAATCTCCACTTAATTACATACAAGCAATTGTGCTCAATTGCCAACTTATCTCACTGCCAGGTCCTTCATTTGGATGACTGTTATTCTACCCATGAAACTTACCATTGGCATGGTGGCAGATATGTGCTTCCTGTAGACACTTTGCGTGAATATCATTTCTTGTCTAAGTGGAGTTTCACCgtctaaagaaatggaaaaaatatagattttagaatGGCATTAGGGaaatagaaatgtaaacaaacaccAAGGTCCATGTGAGTATCTTTCAAAAGTTGGCACTTAGTTGGAGAAACAAtgtataataaagaaatactCAAGGTAGtagaaatactttaaaagtcattgtctattagaaaaaaacaggattaaaatataaaaatgtaatgtggTGGAGAGACATTGGGTCAGCAAATGATGGAAAACACATTAAATGGGACAATCAGGACAAGAATCACTATGTGAAAGTATAACTGCAGTAAGTCCACAAGCACCCTTTTccttaaagaagagaaaatggcagGAAGTAATATGAATTTTCATTGCTAGATGCAAAGAATGGTAACAACATAAAGAATTTCAGCCCAATGTCTTCACCTCCAGTTTAGAATATATCGCTCACTTCATAAAACTTTCATTTGGTGTTTCCAAGGACTTAACACACTGACTGAAACTTTCTTGCAGTGAAGCACAGGCCCCTGATTCTTACCTGGGCTCTGGCCTTGAAGACATCCTGTTGCTTCACTCCACAGCTCTTTTCCTTGTTCGAGCTGGGAAATCACATCTGATTTGCTGATCTGATACCCTGtttgatttgaaaaagaaaaaaaagtgttggatTTTGAGTCTGGTCTAATTATCCTTTGCTGTGCTCAAGTCCAGggtaagggaaagaggaaaataaagagataattgAAGGTCAGTGCAAGCAACAACATCTTCAACAGACAAAACAGTGAAGGTCCTTCAGCAGACCAGGAGGAAATCCAGAGCAGCAGCAAACACAGTGAGGCCCTCTAGCGGCTGATGCCTGTGCACAAGTTCAAAGAGAGATTACAGAATCCTCAGTGTTTTCCAAATGGGAAAGATTAAAAGACTCTACAGTGGGCTGAATATTACTTTCAAACAGGAGCCAGTAAGGATATACCTTACAGGAATCATCAAAATTATGTCATATACACGACTCTGGTCTCAAGCCTTCATGGAATGACTAGAACagaagaatcatttttaaaatatttgatccaTTTACTTATACATTAAAATATCCATTGAATCCCCAGTTCTGTTCTGAGTGTAAACACTGAGTAGCAACAGAGATATGAAATGTGGCCAAGATTACCTTCCAGTGTAGTAATGAAAAGTGCCATGAAAAGAAACGTCTTCTTTTTAAGTAGTTATGAGGACTATCAAAGAATCAGGAAGGACTTGGAGTGGGACACAGGGAAGCTGATCTAAATGCTTgttcagtgagtgaatgaatggagtgAACACACGTGCACCTACATCCGTGTTGACAGACTCACCTATGGAGACCAGGTGGGTGATATTTTCCAGCATCACGTTTCTGAACAGGGTTTTCTGGGATGTGTCCAGCAGGGCCCACTCTTCCTGGGTGAAGTTGATCGCTACATCTTCAAACGTCACTGATTCCTAAAACATCAGGGATGTTCTGGTTTAGACAGAGCAGTCCCTACCACTGTCCAGAGTGGGAGGGTTGAGATGAGGAAGTGATGGGGTCTGGGTGGATAAAGGATCACGCTCTGTTTGTAGTTCTCCTCGGTTCTCTGCCAGCGCTGAGCTGGTGTCTGCCTTTCAGGTACATTTACAGACACCTACACACTCTGACGTCATGAagctttattttacagaaatatcACTTGAAGTGTGTTATAATACGAAATGGACATTTTTTAATAATCTGGGAATTAGGACTTCCAGACAggtgattataaaatattcacttGCAAATTCATAACTCAATTTCTGTTCCCTAATAATTTCAAGGAACTCTACAGATTCATGACAAGACAAACAATAACCATGATGGGCTACTTTGAAAACATGACTTTTGTTTTAAGTTATTTCCCTAGAGGAACATTTCATTTCCCAAATATGAACTGCTTTAATAACTTGTTATGAGCTTTAAAACATCCaatgtatttttctattaagTGGTTCCTGTCTAGCAAACCTACAAGAAATACATTATTCTATCAATTAAGACCCATGAAGGAATGCCTAGCATTCCTCAGAAGTTAGCAAGATTCATACAGAACTTGGTACCAGGAGGTGTTTCCTCTTAACGCTACAGGACACAGGTGTTCATAACAAACTCTGAGGTCAGATACTTCAGCAGCTGAGGCTGGAGTGAAGGACAGACCTAGCCTGACCATCGCTGTGACAGGAGGACTCCCACTATCTACATTCTCAGGGACCTAGACCTTAGTTATCACAGTTTCTCTTGTAATCTAATCTTGTCTCCATGCTGAGGGATGAAAGAAGCCTAGTTATTGGCTTTGttttctccagtttttaaaaaatctataaaagaacCTAATTTTATTCTACCTACTCtagtctttctcctttctttttagaacaattaagaaaatgctcctCCCTACATATTCCTTCTAGTTATCAAATATGAATAAAAGGTTAATTACTAAAAGGTATATAAAATGTGTGACTTGGGGAAAGAATGCTAATGATAGTTTGGTGAGTTTTTCAGAAATCTTCAGTAGTGCGTATATACTGAATAACTGTGAGAGGTTTCAAGtggagaaaaagtaaaatgattccCCTTTAGTTCTAAACCTGTGTTCTGCTCTTGTCGACACTGAACAGCCTCACACTAGGTGGTGTAACACTGGATTCATTACATCACAGGCTGTAACCTCTGAGTCTCCAGGGACTGGAATGTCTGCTCCTTCCTCAGCTCTGCTACCTGCCATCACCAACTCCTAAGCCCAGCACATCCAAAAATGGTCAACAAGTTAATCTTTGTTTGCCAATCAGGACAAGGGTTGAACAAGTTAAAAGAAGTTTTCTTATCTCTTCTGTAAATACATATGATTAGTGCCGGCTCTCATAAGTTTAATTAAAGAATGAGATCAGTTTCTGATTAGTCCTGACCCACGATAACTATCCCAGAGTCCTAGAGCAAAGTAATTTGAGTTCAGATGACTGAATACTGCCTGACTACACTTAGAACATACACGCCAGTTTGAAAAACTCATCCATCTAATGGCATTCGGGGTGTAGCTTCAGGAGAAGGAGGTGTTGCTACTCACCAGAGGCTCCATCGTCAACAAGTCAGTCGCCAGGAGTCTTTCTTGGGATTTCACTCACAGCCAATCTAAGCACTGAGCAGGCAAATCTGAGGATGGAGAAAAAGCCATGAGACTCCAGTCCTGT
This window harbors:
- the LOC118888057 gene encoding zinc finger protein 239-like; this translates as MSSRPEPRRKSNVSKQRGKSLSQGSFLDGQDHIHTRAKSYECPPCGKAFSTCFRLRQHKMIHTGEKPYKCHVCGKVFNQSSHVKRHEKTHTGEKPYKCCLCKKTFSQISYLRKHEKIHPREKPYECHLCGKTFSQSSGLRTHKKTHTGEKPHVCLLCEKAFNQISELTRHKRTHTGEKPYECQRCGNAFSQHANLRHHERTHTGERPYECQWCGKCFSRGSSLRRHEGTQHWRESQEGPQ